Proteins found in one Gordonia sp. PDNC005 genomic segment:
- a CDS encoding DUF2975 domain-containing protein, translated as MERLTTLVYWPSKAALALLFVGVTVLQTLSFPGKFRYMQSIGEMTVGERWTATVLVAYEFLCLQVVLVAIWVLLGRIRRDRIFDESSFRWVDAIVWAIVGAALLPAGLLVALGLFGALDDPGLPFLLTMVTLGGLVLALLMLVMRSLLRQATTLRSDMDEVI; from the coding sequence ATGGAACGACTCACGACTCTTGTCTACTGGCCGTCGAAGGCGGCCCTGGCTCTCCTGTTCGTCGGGGTCACCGTGTTGCAGACCCTGTCTTTTCCGGGGAAATTCCGGTACATGCAGAGCATCGGGGAGATGACCGTGGGCGAGCGGTGGACCGCCACCGTGCTCGTCGCCTACGAGTTCCTCTGCCTGCAGGTCGTGCTCGTCGCGATCTGGGTGCTGCTCGGCCGGATCCGCCGCGACCGCATCTTCGACGAGTCGTCGTTCCGCTGGGTGGACGCCATCGTCTGGGCGATCGTCGGAGCGGCGCTGCTCCCCGCGGGTCTGCTCGTCGCGCTGGGGCTGTTCGGTGCGCTGGACGACCCCGGTCTGCCGTTTCTGCTGACGATGGTCACTCTCGGCGGCCTTGTCCTGGCCCTGCTCATGCTCGTGATGCGGTCGCTGCTGCGACAGGCCACAACGCTGCGCTCGGACATGGACGAGGTGATCTGA
- a CDS encoding helix-turn-helix transcriptional regulator, with protein MPIVVRLDVELARRKMSVAEFAEAVGLTPANVAVLKNGRAKAVRFSTLEAICRVLECQPGDILQWVDD; from the coding sequence GTGCCGATCGTCGTCCGCCTCGACGTGGAGCTTGCACGACGGAAGATGAGCGTCGCCGAGTTCGCCGAGGCCGTCGGGCTCACGCCGGCCAACGTCGCCGTGCTCAAGAACGGGCGGGCGAAGGCGGTGCGGTTCTCCACCCTGGAAGCGATCTGTCGGGTACTCGAATGCCAGCCGGGGGACATTCTCCAGTGGGTCGACGACTAG
- a CDS encoding ATP-binding cassette domain-containing protein: MIEFSDLTKKYAESTVLGPVSGEFPRGGVTALVGPNGAGKSTLLTILGRLLDSTSGEATLDGVPISKYKTTELARRLAILRQENSVNARLSVRDLVAFGRFPHSRGRLTSEDEAKIADAISFLNLDELADRFLDELSGGQRQRAYVAMTLAQDTDVILLDEPLNNLDMRHQVRMMDQLRRTADALGKTIIVVVHDLNFAAAYADRIVVLEKGTIVASGTPDEIMDSELLSGIFGTTVRVHSIEGVPVAVYAGLPVDDAVSTS, encoded by the coding sequence GTGATCGAGTTCTCCGACCTCACCAAGAAGTACGCGGAAAGCACCGTCCTCGGGCCCGTGTCCGGCGAGTTCCCCCGTGGCGGCGTGACGGCTCTCGTCGGGCCCAACGGTGCGGGCAAGTCGACGCTGCTGACCATCCTCGGCAGACTCCTCGACTCGACGTCCGGCGAGGCGACGCTCGACGGTGTGCCGATCAGCAAGTACAAGACCACTGAGCTCGCACGCAGGCTCGCCATCCTCCGGCAGGAGAACTCGGTGAACGCGCGGCTCTCCGTCCGTGACCTGGTCGCCTTCGGTCGATTTCCGCACAGCAGAGGCCGTTTGACATCGGAGGACGAGGCCAAGATCGCCGACGCCATCTCTTTCCTCAATCTCGACGAGCTGGCCGATCGTTTCCTTGACGAACTGTCCGGCGGACAACGCCAGCGCGCGTATGTCGCGATGACCCTCGCCCAGGACACCGACGTGATCCTGCTCGACGAGCCGCTCAACAATCTCGACATGCGGCACCAGGTGCGAATGATGGACCAACTCCGCCGCACCGCCGACGCACTCGGCAAGACGATCATCGTCGTCGTCCACGACCTCAACTTCGCCGCCGCGTACGCCGATCGGATCGTTGTCCTTGAGAAGGGAACAATCGTCGCCTCCGGGACTCCCGACGAGATCATGGACTCCGAACTTCTGTCGGGCATCTTCGGCACGACCGTGCGGGTTCATAGCATCGAGGGCGTCCCCGTCGCGGTCTACGCGGGTCTCCCAGTGGACGACGCCGTCTCCACGTCCTGA
- a CDS encoding iron chelate uptake ABC transporter family permease subunit gives MSLSDATAAPAVTTAASRFGWKSRLAVAGVLAVAAVCLYLMLRTGADDVLRWDFRFGNSSFQRRLRTVAAILLAAYCQAIATVLFHTVTHNRILTPSIIGLDSLYVLIQTVGVAVVGAKFVDNSDSVPQFLFQTLTMVLFAAVLYRWLFSGRFSSLFLLLLAGVVIGLAFRAVSEFLQRLLSPTDFDALSIKLFGRLGSVNVELLPIAAVICLVVGVIVWRRRHVYDVVLLGRESATGLGVDHKRELTLALVLIALLVSVSTALVGPLTFFGFIVATLAYEFAGDWRHRATLPMAFLIGVTMLAAGQFVLHNIFYASGQLTVLIEFVGGIVFLAVLLLRKSS, from the coding sequence GTGTCGCTCTCTGACGCCACCGCCGCACCCGCTGTGACGACCGCGGCGAGTCGATTCGGTTGGAAGTCACGTCTCGCCGTCGCCGGTGTCCTCGCCGTCGCCGCCGTCTGCCTCTACTTGATGCTGCGCACTGGCGCCGACGACGTCCTGCGCTGGGACTTCCGGTTCGGGAACAGTTCGTTCCAGCGGCGTCTCCGGACCGTCGCGGCGATCCTGCTGGCCGCGTACTGCCAGGCGATCGCCACCGTGCTGTTCCACACGGTGACCCACAATCGGATCCTCACTCCGTCGATCATCGGGCTCGACTCGTTGTACGTGTTGATCCAGACGGTCGGCGTCGCTGTCGTCGGCGCCAAGTTCGTCGACAACTCCGACTCGGTGCCGCAGTTCCTGTTCCAGACGCTGACGATGGTGCTGTTCGCCGCCGTGCTCTACCGCTGGTTGTTCTCGGGACGCTTCTCCAGCCTGTTCCTGCTGCTCCTCGCCGGAGTCGTGATCGGCCTCGCGTTCCGCGCCGTGTCCGAGTTCCTGCAGCGACTGCTGTCACCGACCGACTTCGACGCGTTATCGATCAAACTCTTCGGGCGTCTCGGATCGGTCAACGTCGAACTCTTGCCCATCGCCGCCGTGATCTGCCTCGTGGTCGGAGTGATCGTCTGGCGCCGCAGACACGTGTACGACGTCGTCCTTCTGGGGCGCGAATCGGCGACGGGCCTCGGCGTCGACCACAAACGCGAACTGACCCTCGCATTGGTCCTGATCGCACTGCTCGTGTCGGTGTCGACAGCACTCGTCGGACCTCTGACGTTCTTCGGGTTCATCGTCGCGACGCTCGCCTACGAGTTCGCAGGCGACTGGCGGCACCGCGCGACACTGCCGATGGCGTTTCTCATCGGCGTCACGATGCTCGCAGCCGGGCAGTTCGTGCTGCACAACATCTTCTACGCGAGCGGTCAGCTGACCGTCCTGATCGAGTTCGTCGGCGGCATCGTGTTCCTCGCCGTCCTACTACTGAGGAAGTCATCGTGA
- a CDS encoding iron chelate uptake ABC transporter family permease subunit, whose protein sequence is MPALITTTAALVVGSLMIGEYHITLGGLLTGDSEMWRMFFISRVPRTLALILAGIAMSFSGVIMQRLTQNRFVEPTTAGTAEWAGLGVLACLLWIPGAPPLVRMLVASATALVGTLIFLGIINRIRARRSAIVPLVGLMLGAVVASASTLLAIQNNLLQAVVSWRSGGFSHIVRGFYEPLWAVLVIAVASYALANYFTIAGLGKDVATSLGLNYGATVGLGVGMVALASGVTSVVVGFIPFLGLIVPNMVSAVRGDDLRSNLPAIALLSTVLIIGCDLIGRVVVRPMEIPTSVVMGVVGAVVFLALIFSRRTSVAL, encoded by the coding sequence ATGCCCGCGCTGATCACGACGACCGCGGCCCTCGTTGTGGGCTCGCTGATGATCGGCGAGTACCACATCACTCTCGGCGGGCTGCTCACCGGAGACAGTGAGATGTGGCGGATGTTCTTCATCTCGCGTGTCCCCCGAACCCTCGCACTGATCCTCGCAGGCATCGCCATGAGCTTCTCCGGCGTCATCATGCAGCGCCTCACACAGAACAGGTTTGTGGAACCGACCACTGCCGGGACCGCCGAATGGGCGGGCCTCGGCGTCCTGGCCTGCCTCCTCTGGATTCCGGGCGCCCCGCCGCTGGTCCGCATGCTCGTAGCCTCCGCGACGGCACTCGTCGGCACCCTGATCTTCCTCGGCATCATCAACCGCATCCGGGCACGACGATCGGCCATCGTCCCGCTCGTCGGCCTCATGCTCGGCGCCGTCGTCGCCTCGGCGTCCACCCTTCTGGCGATCCAGAACAACCTGCTTCAGGCTGTCGTCTCGTGGCGGTCCGGCGGCTTCTCCCACATCGTCCGCGGCTTCTACGAGCCGCTGTGGGCGGTCCTGGTGATCGCCGTCGCGTCATACGCACTGGCGAACTACTTCACGATCGCCGGGCTCGGCAAAGACGTCGCCACGAGCCTCGGATTGAACTACGGCGCGACCGTCGGCCTCGGCGTCGGCATGGTGGCACTCGCCTCGGGTGTCACCAGTGTGGTCGTCGGGTTCATTCCTTTCCTCGGACTGATCGTCCCGAACATGGTCAGTGCGGTCCGCGGAGACGACCTGCGGTCGAACCTGCCTGCGATCGCGCTGCTCTCCACGGTTCTCATCATCGGCTGCGACCTCATCGGGCGTGTTGTCGTCCGGCCGATGGAGATACCGACCTCCGTCGTGATGGGCGTCGTCGGCGCGGTCGTCTTCCTCGCCCTGATCTTCTCGAGGAGGACCAGTGTCGCTCTCTGA
- a CDS encoding ABC transporter substrate-binding protein, with protein MKFTRMRTAATAAAVVLAGSLALSACSTTADESSSSGETITVSTNKGDVDVPVNPTRVVALDNTSAETLKAFGVTPVAIPKQLYSKQHLSEWIDNSDIKDVGVHSEPKFDVIADVQPDLIIGGYRFSKHDAELKKIADESNGAFIDIAASDDAPNGRVAAMIAQTETLGKIFGKEDQAQQIIADFNTKLDAAKKATNGQTVFLSIVNGGKIDNGAKRMSPLTEPLDVKDVFAGQGGDHHQNSGLTPEAIAQANPQWVIVMDRDAAVEPEDGSKPQPASAVFAAQDAFKNTEFTTKNQIVYLDPGFYLREGIQCYGENYNTIAKTMGGQK; from the coding sequence ATGAAGTTCACGAGAATGCGCACTGCTGCGACCGCCGCAGCAGTTGTACTCGCAGGCAGCCTCGCACTCAGCGCGTGCTCGACCACCGCCGACGAATCGTCCTCGTCCGGCGAAACCATCACCGTCAGCACAAACAAGGGCGACGTCGACGTCCCCGTCAACCCGACCCGCGTTGTTGCACTCGACAACACGAGTGCCGAAACGCTGAAGGCGTTCGGCGTCACGCCCGTCGCGATCCCCAAGCAGTTGTATTCGAAGCAGCACCTCAGCGAGTGGATCGACAACAGCGACATCAAGGACGTCGGCGTCCACTCGGAGCCGAAGTTCGACGTCATCGCCGACGTCCAGCCAGATCTGATCATCGGCGGCTACCGCTTCTCGAAGCACGACGCCGAGCTCAAGAAGATCGCCGACGAGTCCAACGGCGCCTTCATCGACATCGCCGCAAGCGATGACGCACCGAACGGCCGCGTCGCCGCGATGATCGCCCAGACCGAGACGCTCGGCAAGATCTTCGGCAAGGAGGATCAGGCCCAGCAGATCATCGCCGACTTCAACACCAAGCTCGACGCGGCGAAGAAGGCCACCAACGGTCAGACCGTGTTCCTGTCGATCGTCAACGGCGGCAAGATCGACAACGGTGCGAAGCGCATGAGCCCGCTCACCGAGCCACTCGACGTCAAGGACGTCTTCGCCGGCCAGGGTGGCGACCACCACCAGAACTCGGGTCTCACTCCCGAGGCGATCGCTCAGGCCAACCCTCAGTGGGTCATCGTGATGGACCGCGACGCCGCCGTCGAGCCGGAGGACGGCTCCAAGCCGCAGCCCGCTTCCGCGGTGTTCGCCGCGCAGGACGCGTTCAAGAACACCGAGTTCACGACGAAGAACCAGATCGTCTACCTCGACCCGGGCTTCTACCTGCGTGAAGGCATCCAGTGCTACGGCGAGAACTACAACACGATCGCCAAGACCATGGGCGGCCAGAAGTAG
- a CDS encoding metallophosphoesterase — translation MPSGSDPSSRVVRLAAGAAGAAAAGLVYSTVIERNAFALRHVTAPILEPGSSPLRVLHISDIHMMPNQHLKQAWISELDSLEPDLVVNTGDNLAHPNAVPAVVQSLGGLLSRPGLFVFGSNDYFGPKPKNPFKYFKKDHKRTHGEPLPWQDLRAAFTERGWLDATHAVRELEVAGVRVASAGVDDPHIERDRYETIAGRPNPLAQLRLGLTHSPEPRVLDAFADDGYDLVLAGHTHGGQLCVPGYGALVTNCHIDRSRVKGLSRWGASMALHVSAGLGTSPYAPARFSCRPEATLLTLTAVPNGGGDVDIDLTLPSLEVVTS, via the coding sequence ATGCCCTCCGGTTCCGATCCCTCGTCCCGCGTGGTCCGTCTAGCCGCGGGCGCGGCAGGCGCTGCCGCCGCGGGCCTCGTCTATTCGACGGTGATCGAGCGCAACGCGTTCGCTCTGCGTCATGTGACCGCGCCGATTCTCGAACCGGGGTCGTCCCCGTTGCGGGTGCTGCACATCAGTGACATCCACATGATGCCGAATCAGCATCTCAAGCAGGCGTGGATCTCCGAGTTGGACTCGCTCGAGCCCGATCTCGTCGTCAACACCGGCGACAATCTCGCGCATCCGAATGCCGTGCCCGCGGTTGTGCAGTCGCTCGGCGGACTCCTGTCGCGACCTGGCCTGTTCGTGTTCGGGTCGAATGATTACTTCGGCCCCAAGCCGAAGAACCCGTTCAAGTACTTCAAGAAGGATCACAAGCGCACGCACGGTGAGCCGCTGCCGTGGCAGGACCTGCGTGCGGCGTTCACCGAACGCGGATGGCTGGACGCGACCCATGCGGTCCGCGAACTGGAAGTGGCCGGCGTGCGCGTCGCGTCCGCGGGCGTGGACGATCCGCACATCGAGCGCGACCGGTACGAGACGATCGCGGGTCGCCCGAACCCGCTCGCCCAGTTGCGTCTTGGACTCACCCACTCCCCCGAGCCGCGAGTGCTCGACGCGTTCGCCGACGACGGCTACGACCTCGTGCTCGCAGGCCACACGCACGGCGGCCAGCTGTGTGTGCCCGGCTACGGCGCACTGGTGACCAACTGCCACATCGACCGCTCACGGGTGAAGGGCCTGTCGCGCTGGGGCGCGTCGATGGCGCTGCATGTCAGCGCAGGCCTCGGCACGTCGCCGTACGCTCCGGCTCGGTTCAGCTGCCGCCCGGAGGCCACTCTCCTCACCCTCACCGCAGTTCCGAACGGAGGGGGCGACGTCGACATCGACCTCACGCTGCCGAGCCTGGAGGTCGTGACCAGCTGA
- a CDS encoding penicillin-binding protein, whose product MAGVLLAGLLFPVVGGIGVLTNRAAATMENSSSELLNGTLPEVTTVTDSTGKPIAQLFDQYRYQVGYNDISQDMIRAIISIEDRRFLEHDGVDWRGTIRAALKNSASGDVQQGASTLDQQYIKNYQLLVLARTEAERQAAIETTPARKLREVRMALTLEQTLIDQAKRDRGLDDAAAKQDAKKQIITRYLNVVPFGNNAYGIEAAAQTYFGHSAKELTVEQAAMLAGMVQSSSGLNPYSDPKATTARRNLVLDTMIDNFPERKAELTAAKEKPLGVLPEPRTPTQGCIAADNAGFFCDYVLQYLADNGISRQQVMRGGYLIRTTLDPTVQASALRAAQAQADPHTEGIANVMSIVRPGKQSHDVVSMVSSRNYGLDAKKDQTVQPQPFSMVGDGAGSVFKLFTTAAAMEKGLGTSAVLPVPSSVAVFGMGNSNGANGCPANAYCVKNAGAYAPQASVTQALATSPNTTFVQLLQQVGVKPAVDMAVRLGMRSYNSPGTSGNGDQSLADYIKKGNFGSFTLGPFAVNALELSNVAATLASGGTWCPPNPIVSIQQAKRDQYGNRVMDEKGKPALTAVPFTAPKCEQVVEAGLANTLANAMGEDDRGIGTSAQAARSTGWNLPLSGKTGTTEAHRSAAFLGFTNQMAAASYVYNDGPTPAGICTAPLRQCYDGDVYGGYEPARTWMNAILPVAQKFGPVAMPPVDPQFVAGSDRGRIPQVSGLPVSQATARLQEAGFKVNELEVDSGRPKGTVVFTAPSDSAMPGSTVAVYVSNGRGTSTGPSGRNGEKMIEKTVEVPGVGPVVIEVPDE is encoded by the coding sequence ATGGCGGGCGTCCTGCTGGCGGGCCTCCTGTTTCCAGTCGTCGGCGGAATCGGCGTCCTGACCAACCGAGCCGCGGCGACGATGGAGAACAGTTCCTCGGAACTGCTGAACGGCACACTGCCGGAAGTCACCACCGTGACCGACTCCACCGGCAAGCCGATCGCGCAGCTCTTCGACCAGTACCGCTACCAGGTCGGATACAACGACATCTCGCAGGACATGATCCGAGCGATCATCTCCATCGAGGATCGACGCTTCCTCGAACACGACGGCGTCGACTGGCGCGGCACCATCCGCGCAGCGCTGAAGAACTCGGCGTCGGGCGACGTGCAGCAGGGCGCGTCCACTCTCGACCAGCAGTACATCAAGAACTATCAGCTACTCGTCCTCGCCCGCACCGAGGCCGAACGGCAAGCAGCGATCGAGACCACCCCTGCCCGCAAGCTCCGCGAAGTCCGCATGGCATTGACACTCGAGCAGACGCTCATCGATCAGGCCAAACGCGACCGCGGGCTGGACGATGCCGCCGCCAAGCAGGACGCCAAGAAGCAGATCATCACTCGCTACCTCAACGTCGTTCCGTTCGGCAACAACGCCTATGGCATCGAGGCGGCCGCCCAGACCTACTTCGGCCACTCCGCAAAGGAACTGACCGTCGAACAGGCGGCGATGCTCGCGGGCATGGTCCAGTCGAGCTCGGGGCTTAATCCCTACTCCGACCCGAAGGCGACAACCGCCCGACGGAATCTGGTGCTGGACACCATGATCGACAACTTCCCTGAGCGCAAGGCAGAGCTGACGGCGGCCAAAGAGAAGCCGCTGGGCGTCCTCCCCGAACCGCGCACTCCCACCCAGGGATGCATCGCCGCCGACAACGCGGGGTTCTTCTGCGACTACGTCCTGCAGTACCTCGCGGACAACGGCATCTCGCGCCAGCAGGTGATGCGCGGCGGGTACCTGATCCGCACCACGCTCGATCCCACAGTCCAGGCGTCGGCCCTGCGCGCGGCACAGGCACAGGCCGACCCGCACACCGAGGGCATCGCAAACGTGATGAGCATCGTCCGTCCCGGCAAGCAGTCGCACGACGTCGTGTCGATGGTGTCGAGCCGAAACTACGGACTGGACGCGAAGAAGGATCAGACAGTGCAGCCGCAGCCGTTCTCCATGGTCGGCGACGGCGCGGGTTCGGTCTTCAAACTGTTCACCACCGCGGCCGCGATGGAGAAGGGCCTGGGCACCAGCGCCGTCCTTCCCGTCCCGTCCAGCGTCGCCGTCTTCGGAATGGGCAACAGCAACGGCGCCAACGGTTGCCCCGCGAACGCCTACTGCGTCAAGAACGCGGGCGCGTACGCCCCCCAGGCGTCGGTGACGCAGGCGCTCGCGACATCACCGAACACCACGTTCGTCCAGCTCCTTCAGCAGGTCGGCGTGAAGCCCGCGGTCGACATGGCCGTGCGACTCGGCATGCGGTCGTACAACTCTCCCGGAACTTCGGGCAACGGCGACCAGTCACTGGCCGACTACATCAAGAAGGGGAACTTCGGTTCGTTCACCCTCGGCCCGTTCGCAGTGAACGCGCTCGAACTGTCGAATGTGGCGGCGACGCTGGCGTCCGGCGGCACATGGTGCCCGCCGAATCCGATCGTCTCCATCCAGCAGGCCAAGCGCGACCAGTACGGCAACCGGGTGATGGACGAGAAGGGCAAACCCGCGCTGACTGCGGTCCCGTTCACCGCTCCCAAGTGCGAACAGGTGGTGGAAGCCGGGCTGGCGAACACCTTGGCCAACGCGATGGGCGAGGACGACCGCGGCATCGGCACGTCCGCACAGGCCGCACGTTCGACCGGATGGAACCTTCCGCTGTCGGGCAAGACGGGGACGACTGAGGCGCACCGTTCGGCGGCGTTCCTCGGTTTCACCAACCAGATGGCCGCGGCGTCGTACGTCTACAACGACGGCCCGACCCCCGCCGGCATCTGCACCGCGCCGCTGCGCCAGTGCTACGACGGCGACGTGTACGGCGGTTACGAACCGGCCCGCACGTGGATGAACGCGATTCTTCCGGTCGCCCAGAAGTTCGGTCCGGTCGCCATGCCACCGGTCGACCCGCAGTTCGTGGCGGGCTCCGACCGCGGCCGGATTCCACAGGTGAGCGGACTGCCGGTGAGCCAGGCGACCGCACGCCTCCAGGAAGCCGGGTTCAAGGTGAACGAACTCGAAGTCGACAGCGGGCGCCCGAAGGGCACCGTGGTGTTCACCGCGCCGTCCGACAGCGCGATGCCCGGCAGCACGGTCGCCGTCTACGTGAGCAACGGTCGCGGGACGTCGACCGGCCCGAGCGGACGCAACGGCGAGAAGATGATCGAGAAGACCGTCGAGGTCCCCGGCGTCGGGCCGGTCGTGATTGAGGTCCCCGACGAGTGA
- a CDS encoding WhiB family transcriptional regulator, translated as MTLAPLSSGDSETRLTWVSQARCRGGNPDDLFVRGAAQRKAATICRHCPVQMECGADALDNRVEFGVWGGMTERQRRALLRQHPEVTSWAEFFDAQRRRQRIGAVPDKM; from the coding sequence ATGACTTTGGCGCCGTTGTCCTCCGGAGATTCGGAAACACGCCTTACCTGGGTATCGCAGGCGCGCTGTCGCGGCGGTAATCCGGACGACCTCTTCGTTCGAGGGGCCGCCCAGCGTAAAGCCGCAACCATCTGTCGGCACTGCCCGGTCCAGATGGAATGCGGTGCGGACGCCCTCGACAACCGCGTCGAGTTCGGCGTCTGGGGGGGAATGACCGAGCGGCAGCGTCGCGCTCTCCTCCGCCAGCATCCCGAGGTCACCTCGTGGGCGGAGTTCTTCGACGCTCAGCGCCGCCGCCAGCGGATCGGCGCGGTCCCCGACAAGATGTGA
- a CDS encoding DUF445 domain-containing protein, which yields MTTHVVAIQTWSEITHDFGLNWLIYLSMPIIAAFVGWSTKLVALEMIFKPIEFRGIGPIGWQGIVPRRAGKVGATTIELLTSNLLRPEELLERFDAQEAVEAIREPLTSAIDEITRDIAEQVRPGLWDSLPSAARRAVHSRIQQQAPVVVEKLLDEMRADIPRYLDLQYLAVTTLVRNKEKLNTLLKTVTSDAMSFVRRSGIYFGFGIGLVQMVAWALFQNPWIMPIFGFSVGFISDYIALNMLFRPQLPKKYLGFIRFQGLLHAHRDKITRDYAKILAEDLFSPENLIQGILEGPGSDKLFALVARELESAIDSQVSVAKPLVSLTVGTQKYRDLKDKVVADVLAHVPDTLAHANDYTLTTIDLENTIVEKMSELTEVEYESIMRPVFKDDEPLMIAIGAILGGLVGEIQVQLIELFARH from the coding sequence ATGACAACACACGTCGTGGCCATTCAGACGTGGAGCGAGATCACCCACGACTTCGGCTTGAACTGGCTGATCTACCTGTCGATGCCGATCATCGCGGCCTTCGTCGGCTGGAGCACCAAACTCGTGGCACTCGAGATGATCTTCAAACCGATCGAATTCCGCGGCATCGGCCCCATCGGCTGGCAGGGCATCGTGCCGCGTCGGGCGGGCAAAGTCGGCGCGACCACCATCGAACTGCTGACGTCGAATCTGTTGCGGCCCGAGGAACTGCTGGAACGTTTCGACGCTCAGGAAGCGGTCGAGGCGATCAGGGAACCGCTGACGTCGGCCATTGACGAGATCACCCGCGACATCGCCGAACAGGTCCGACCGGGCCTGTGGGACAGCCTGCCGTCCGCCGCTCGGCGCGCCGTCCACTCGAGGATCCAGCAGCAGGCACCTGTCGTCGTCGAGAAGCTGCTCGACGAGATGCGAGCCGACATCCCGCGGTACCTGGATCTTCAGTACCTCGCGGTCACGACTCTCGTCCGTAACAAGGAGAAGCTCAACACGCTCCTCAAGACGGTCACGTCGGACGCGATGAGCTTCGTCCGACGGTCCGGGATCTACTTCGGCTTCGGCATCGGCCTGGTGCAGATGGTCGCGTGGGCCCTGTTCCAGAACCCGTGGATCATGCCGATCTTCGGTTTCAGCGTCGGCTTCATCAGCGACTACATCGCGTTGAACATGCTGTTCCGGCCACAGCTCCCGAAGAAGTACCTCGGCTTCATCCGCTTCCAGGGCCTGCTCCACGCACACCGCGACAAGATCACACGCGACTACGCGAAGATCCTCGCCGAGGACCTGTTCTCACCGGAGAACCTCATTCAGGGAATCCTCGAGGGCCCGGGCTCAGACAAGCTGTTCGCACTCGTCGCGCGCGAGTTGGAATCCGCGATCGACTCGCAGGTCTCAGTGGCGAAACCTCTAGTGAGCCTCACGGTCGGCACACAGAAGTATCGGGACCTCAAAGACAAGGTGGTCGCGGACGTGCTCGCACACGTACCCGACACTCTCGCCCACGCCAACGACTACACACTCACGACGATCGATCTGGAGAACACCATCGTCGAGAAGATGAGTGAACTCACCGAGGTCGAGTACGAGTCGATCATGCGCCCAGTCTTCAAGGACGACGAGCCGCTCATGATCGCGATCGGAGCGATACTCGGCGGACTGGTCGGCGAGATCCAGGTTCAGCTGATCGAACTGTTCGCGCGTCACTGA
- a CDS encoding Abi-alpha family protein: MSSLFDPRALLGSAVSITRTALSCAEWTEEQFLALARAGLDAIDPDSPAADDGPAERAVKAEAQRAALEPAPAQRLNERMNGLLDQALNQGTAASRLELFTRILDQLVADEARIVGALSDGAVSPLINVISRTSSRSPVLENAALIGRTANLALPEMVPAYVTNLLNLGLLEVGPEDPDLKVDYEVLAAETMVLKAIKSSSVGPVGPRIERRTLRLSSLGMDLWATAMAAGD; encoded by the coding sequence ATGAGCAGCCTGTTCGACCCACGAGCCCTGCTCGGCTCCGCTGTGTCCATCACCCGGACCGCGCTCAGTTGTGCCGAGTGGACCGAGGAGCAGTTCCTGGCGCTCGCCAGAGCCGGGCTCGACGCGATCGACCCCGATTCGCCCGCCGCCGACGACGGCCCCGCAGAGCGGGCCGTCAAGGCTGAAGCGCAGCGCGCCGCCCTCGAACCGGCCCCTGCGCAGCGACTCAACGAGCGGATGAACGGCCTGCTCGACCAGGCCCTCAATCAGGGCACGGCGGCCAGCAGACTCGAGCTGTTCACCCGCATCCTCGATCAACTCGTCGCCGACGAGGCGCGGATCGTCGGCGCGCTGTCCGACGGCGCGGTGTCGCCGCTGATCAACGTGATCAGCCGGACGTCCTCACGGTCGCCGGTGCTGGAGAATGCCGCGCTGATCGGCCGTACTGCGAACCTCGCACTACCCGAGATGGTCCCCGCGTACGTCACGAACCTGCTCAACCTCGGACTACTCGAAGTGGGGCCGGAGGATCCGGATCTGAAGGTCGACTACGAGGTCCTGGCGGCCGAGACCATGGTGCTCAAGGCGATCAAGTCGTCGTCCGTGGGCCCGGTCGGACCGCGCATCGAACGGCGGACCCTGCGGTTGTCGTCGCTCGGCATGGACTTGTGGGCCACCGCGATGGCAGCCGGCGACTGA